A window of Babesia microti strain RI chromosome III, complete genome contains these coding sequences:
- a CDS encoding Terminal uridylyltransferase 7 (overlaps_old_locusTagID:BBM_III03305;~overlaps_old_locusTagID:BBM_III03310), with translation MYICFRIFNPYLYQIHSLRNSIYHFSTISKIITANSQNLISKSILTPNHNVPIDQIKLIDFTITPEYLEIEHDCKFSSADLHNLTRDNTESSNTSHYKQNYTSSCNLDETILSVTQKITPDYSIFTNQLAELSSYLCERLKPLLGNDASYHFYGSTATRLYTYNSDIDLSINLPCTKPRQAQLKLLRRIGEYLKKIYPQRITEERFTARVPLLHWSNGANSGNNCAVDICINNHLGIANSALVSKYVGIDDRVASLIIAIKKWAKSRDINNKSRGSLSSFALVLMVIHYLQKVVTPPILPFLQDIAISNNIIPNFISGFDCRYASDDLLRRGLAEMHDNYGKNIQSLGQLLLGLFRYYCQRTSDSPIISINQLGRFKSELYEFSLRYFVENPFEPGIDVANIPFNMESKIGYEFSRAYNILQSGGTYPSIL, from the coding sequence atgtatatttgcTTTCGCATATTCAACCCATATTTGTATCAAATACACAGTCTTAGGAATTCAATTTACCATTTTTCGACAATAAGCAAGATTATAACCGCTAATTCTCAGAATTTAATCTCCAAATCCATTCTTACTCCCAATCACAATGTGCCAATTGACCAGATTAAACTAATAGACTTTACTATAACACCGgaatatttggaaattgaACATGATTGCAAATTTTCCAGTGCTGatttacacaatttaacGCGCGATAATACAGAATCTAGCAATACATCAcattataaacaaaattatacatcAAGTTGCAATTTAGACGAAACAATCTTGTCTGTGACACAAAAAATAACCCCTGATTATTCAATATTCACCAATCAATTGGCGGAATTGTCTAGTTACTTGTGTGAAAGACTTAAACCTTTACTGGGCAACGATGCCTCATATCACTTCTATGGTTCGACAGCTACCCGCCTTTACACCTACAATAGTGATATAGATTTATCTATAAACCTGCCCTGCACTAAACCCAGGCAGGCCCAACTCAAACTATTGCGTAGGATTGGCGAGTACctgaaaaaaatttatccacaGAGGATAACTGAGGAACGATTTACTGCTAGGGTTCCACTCCTTCACTGGTCTAACGGTGCAAATAGCGGAAATAATTGTGCTGTAGATATTTGCATTAACAATCACCTGGGCATAGCAAATTCGGCATTAGTGTCAAAGTATGTGGGTATTGATGACAGAGTAGCATCATTGATTAttgcaataaaaaaatGGGCCAAAAGCAGGgatatcaataataaatcCCGAGGATCACTCAGCTCATTTGCACTTGTTTTAATGGTTATCCATTACCTACAAAAAGTTGTTACACCGCCAATACTACCATTTTTACAGGACATAGCCATTTCTAATAACATAATTCCTAATTTCATCTCTGGATTTGACTGTAGATATGCATCCGATGATCTTTTAAGAAGAGGATTAGCTGAAATGCACGACAATTATGGCAAAAACATTCAATCCCTTGGCCAATTGTTACTGGGTCTATTTAGGTACTATTGTCAAAGAACTAGCGATTCTCCAATCATTTCAATAAATCAGTTGGGGCGCTTCAAGTCGGAATTGTATGAATTTTCACTAAGATATTTTGTGGAAAACCCCTTCGAACCAGGGATAGACGTGGCGAATATACCCTTCAATATGGAATCTAAAATAGGTTACGAATTTTCACGTGCTTACAACATCTTACAATCTGGCGGTACTTATCCTTCCATACTATAG
- a CDS encoding chaperonin GroEL (overlaps_old_locusTagID:BBM_III03315), whose protein sequence is MALSTMKNSFLGNVKNLGQVRWISKDIRMGSESRLGMLAGCNKLADAVSVTLGPKGRNVVIGTSYGAPKITKDGVTVAKSIELKDPLANLGAQLVKQVASNTNDKAGDGTTTATILARAMFQRGCKAVDSGINPMDILRGINLSVEKIVSWLDNIKKQVTTNEEIFNVATISANGDKVIGRLIADAMQKVGIEGTITVSDGKTLNHELEVVEGLKLERGYISPYFIGNSKDLKVDLERPFILLHSEKISSVQSIIPVLEYVLQNQASLLIVAEDVDSEALATMIVNKLRLGLKICAIKAPGFGDTRREMLFDLASMTGAQVITPESGLKLDNPQQINQILGRAKLVTVSKDSTIIMEGSGDKNVIEERCNIIRSLIEQSNSDYEKEKLQERLAKMTGGVAVIKVGGASETEVNEIKDRVQDALCATKAAVEEGTVPGGATALLYATRQLDTLKPVNYDQKVGIDIVKEAIKAPLKQIVDNAGHEGAVVAGHLLKQEGHTLGFNAQTGQYVDMLAEGILDPTKVVKTALTDAASVASLMTTTEAAIIDLKEGKDETPSANPGGYMGDMY, encoded by the exons ATGGCATTATCCACCATGAAAAATAGTTTTTTGGGcaatgttaaaaatttgggTCAAGTAAGATGGATCTCCAAGGATATTCGTATGGGTTCAGAGTCGCGTCTAGGGATGTTGGCTG GTTGTAACAAATTAGCTGATGCTGTGTCGGTCACTTTAGGACCTAAGGGTCGAAATGTAGTAATAGGAACGTCTTATGGCGCCCCTAAAATCACCAAAGACGGGGTTACTGTGGCAAAGTCTATTGAACTTAAAGACCCACTGGCAAATCTAGGGGCTCAACTTGTCAAACAAGTGGCTTCTAATACTAATGACAAAGCTGGAGATGGGACTACTACTGCTACAATTTTAGCAAGAGCTATGTTTCAGCGAGGCTGCAAAGCAGTTGATTCTGGAATTAACCCGATGGATATTCTCAGAGGGATTAATTTATCtgttgaaaaaattgtatctTGGctagataatattaaaaaacaaGTCACTACTAATGAagaaatttttaatgtagCTACTATTTCTGCCAATGGCGACAAGGTTATTGGTAGACTCATTGCAGATGCAATGCAAAAg GTTGGCATAGAAGGGACAATAACAGTCTCCGACGGGAAAACGTTGAACCATGAATTGGAAGTTGTTGAAGGTCTCAAACTTGAACGTGGATACATATCTCCTTATTTCATTGGCAACTCTAAGGATTTAAAAGTTGATTTAGAACGTCCTTTTATTTTGTTGCATAgtgaaaaaatatcatccgTACAAAGCATCATCCCCGTTCTAGAATATGTATTACAGAATCAAGCGAGTCTGTTAATTGTGGCAGAGGATGTTGATAGTGAGGCGCTTGCCACTATgattgttaataaattgagATTGGGACTTAAGATATGTGCGATTAAGGCTCCTG gcTTTGGAGATACCAGAAGGGAGATGCTATTTGATCTAGCTTCTATGACCGGTGCCCAAGTCATAACTCCTGAAAGTGGTCTTAAATTGGATAACCCTCAGCAAATCAATCAAATCCTTGGTCGTGCCAAATTAGTTACTGTTTCTAAGGATTCTACTATTATAATGGAGGGATCTGgcgataaaaatgtcattgAAGAGAGATGCAACATCATAAGATCATTGATTGAGCAAAGCAACAGTGACTATGAGAAGGAGAAGTTGCAGGAGCGATTGGCCAAGATGACAGGGGGAGTTGCTGTTATAAAAGTGGGCGGCGCCAGTGAAACGGAagtaaatgaaataaaggATAGAGTCCAAGATGCACTATGTGCCACTAAAGCTGCAGTTGAAGAGGGGACTGTACCCGGTGGAGCAACTGCTTTACTATATGCTACTAGACAATTAGATACTCTAAAGCCAGTGAATTATGACCAAAAAGTTGGAATTGACATTGTTAAAGAAGCAATCAAGGCTCCTTTGAAACAGATTGTGGATAATGCAGGCCATGAAGGAGCGGTTGTTGCCGGGCATTTACTTAAGCAGGAAGGTCATACATTAGGATTCAATGCACAGACTGGACAATATGTGGATATGCTG GCTGAAGGAATCCTAGATCCCACTAAAGTTGTGAAAACAGCTCTAACAGATGCGGCCAGTGTAGCCAGTCTCATGACAACAACAGAGGCTGCGATTATCGATTTAAAGGAGGGGAAGGATGAAACCCCCAGTGCAAATCCAGGTGGTTATATGGGGGATATGTACTAA
- a CDS encoding serpentine receptor, putative (SR25) (overlaps_old_locusTagID:BBM_III03320), translating to MAMNRFLCKNLGVNTIQCYYMMVFIIGTISSIILSNLGMDIYRKLISCKDNRDYLLFPFAILCILQCILIIPKKCGYGLINSSQQKFQMNQTKIIFDGFNTPIDIGSSSILNPIKYSKYGSKFDENSSSTNTKLFDNDIMSDAGESNSENTYGYEICWDSIWTIFFNGIFFLTFHSSLLASRIFGTIHSNKIAIETCSHLSKFPLSLGSNALKTPIISETVFMLIFLSFITYAMCIRRTGNPYSLKHFFSLFFFFEECKFFGSLRLIVQLAIFSYAFTIIGMISIYRTCPILHVISGISFGFISLWLLVVLSHLLQIDQPRYNFTPTLSFTWLWPIVTVFSVWLCGYLFYVSVYGPCFQTPYPYIHLVTIISFLLITITKGSKIFEWTHPFTNIINMG from the coding sequence ATGGCGATGAATCGATTTTTGTGCAAAAATTTGGGGGTGAATACAATACAATGCTATTATATGATGGTATTTATAATCGGAACAATTTCTAGTATCATTTTAAGCAACTTGGGTATGGATATCTACCGCAAATTGATATCATGCAAGGATAACAGAGATTACCTTCTATTCCCCTTTGCCATTCTATGCATTTTGCAATGTATCCTGATTATACCCAAAAAGTGTGGCTATGgattaatcaattcatcgcaacaaaaatttcagatgaatcaaacaaaaataatattcGATGGTTTCAACACGCCCATAGACATTGGCAGCTCATCTATACTAaatccaataaaatattcTAAATATGGAAGCAAATTTGACGAAAACTCCTCTAGTACTAATACAAAACtatttgataatgatataatgtCGGATGCGGGTGAAAGTAATTCAGAGAACACCTATGGGTACGAGATCTGTTGGGACAGTATTTGGACGATTTTTTTTAACGGCATTTTTTTCTTAACATTTCACTCATCACTACTGGCCTCTAGAATATTTGGTACAATTCATTCGAACAAAATTGCAATCGAGACTTGTTCTCACCTAAGTAAATTTCCATTATCACTCGGATCTAACGCACTAAAGACTCCAATAATCTCCGAGACGGTGTTCATGCTTATATTTTTGTCGTTCATTACTTACGCCATGTGCATCAGGCGTACAGGAAATCCATACTCCTTAAAGCACTTTTTTTCACTATTCTTTTTTTTTGAagaatgtaaattttttggatCCCTGCGATTAATTGTGCAACTTGCAATATTCTCTTATGCATTTACTATCATTGGGATGATATCGATATACCGCACATGTCCTATACTCCATGTCATTTCTGGAATTTCATTTGGCTTTATTTCTCTATGGTTATTAGTTGTGTTGTCACATCTGTTACAAATCGATCAACCAAGGTACAATTTTACACCCACCCTTTCGTTCACTTGGTTATGGCCGATAGTTACTGTTTTTTCAGTTTGGTTATGCggttatttattttatgtatCCGTTTATGGCCCGTGCTTTCAAACACCTTACCCTTATATACATCTAGTGACAATAATATCGTTCCTTTTAATCACAATCACCAAGGGatctaaaatatttgaatggACGCATCCATTCActaatatcattaatatgggctaa
- a CDS encoding hypothetical protein (overlaps_old_locusTagID:BBM_III03325) — translation MVPGLLRIAFLLSLIYSSLQFNGKIYSNTKIKYNTVFDAIENFEGDIDDILICVVGVSKDDILIRKEYGLRYVNEMDDNCDTLQNLLIDFSKNKNLPFHIVDGVDEITKHGIYLLSNIPLESEIAELLAPGQIVNIALTTCPFAVTQLPLNVSHPVHKDLLNPTKFERSLDNKIDVEKKEPQKKEIYILPVQVEQITVILSIFFVVAASSLFMMSISTPNSVKQSMKLSIN, via the exons ATGGTGCCAGGGTTGTTACGTATAGCATTCCTGctatcattaatatatagttCACTCCAATTCAATGGCAAAATCTATTCAAATACTAAAATAAAGTATAATACTGTTTTCGACGCCATTGAAAACTTCGAGGGTGATATTGATGACATACTAATTTGTGTAGTTGGTGTGTCGAAAGATGATATACTTATTAGAAAGGAATATGGGCTAAGATACGTTAACGAAATGGATGATAATTGCGATACCCTTcagaatttgttaataGATTTCAGtaaaaacaaaaatttacctTTTCACATTGTTGACGGCGTCGATGAAATTACCAAG CATggcatatatttattaagcAACATCCCATTAGAATCTGAAATTGCTGAACTATTGGCTCCAGgtcaaattgtaaatatcgCACTAACTACTTGTCCATTCGCTGTCACTCAACTTCCCTTAAACGTAAGTCATCCCGTACACAAGGATTTGCTCAATCCTACAAAATTTGAGCGATCTTTagataataaaattgatgtgGAGAAAAAAGAACCACAGAAAAAGGAGATATATATCTTGCCG GTGCAGGTGGAACAAATCACTGTGATTTTGTCTATCTTCTTCGTCGTGGCAGCAAGTTCACTCTTCATGATGAGCATATCAACTCCTAACTCTGTAAAGCAGAGTATGAAGCTCAGCatcaattga
- a CDS encoding mitochondrial ribosomal protein S5 precursor, putative (overlaps_old_locusTagID:BBM_III03330), producing the protein MFRVSRLYKIHQGHVGKVLNKWRNAQPWLDENIYDIASGIDPSLRKIRLQKDTLTREIINTENEIKNLFSDEQIQTLLGHSERESEESNVEKEMQVSKDVMRILRILRPNAPPSYRESSASFLDMTSKQLIQSHTNYDEFNDYFSTKSFILSVITLCKSLEQDIHQLFCDITGLETDIKQNNNIFGLRDIINKLYEFVLLKKDVNDAERWSNDVWPKISKYFNLPQSKQEMSDWLKSHITRINLNTTVSDDSSCNYSIANDFTRDSLICSEILEEERIMGIPRSKYGLYFESLINILDHNMTQNEVEQLCDLFTKLLITLEDLGLSNWINGNLSLDVLEPLPDLSVLGNFHDDIIAESRELVKSLARGDEYLLNHFPNPSEFINSQRQLDLPENQFFNDAQIDEMFANNNTDKIATGEVKEAPFDLLYENHLRFHRSLGPAEYFVNDKNKIDWKWKTPSGAIYDQHRGMYLRSNRGIDPMLRLEKMRCAIVDRKQTLSMSKAGRMYFTRCVVAVGDGKGYFGMGVGHGANIADARNDGILNALKDMFFIDFDKKMPLLTPVRGQEYGTTITITPRPLGKGLRVSGRYLALAYLTGLDDCKISFSGTRSWITRMRALRRALEQIYSRATMANATGMKYTNLFCPGEHTIHWPDRWFIPMLNEYKKRIICIKKRRIKFARKAVRRHIPEIIPSDLKTTMPHYAYKSPLQRWQNELTQLRYTNKTQLQSQPHNIHQIEANATTSQIFDSIESGEDELNFPIESIVKELSN; encoded by the exons ATGTTTAGAGTAAGTAGACTGTATAAAATACACCAAGGTCACGTGGGTAAAGTGTTGAATAAATGGAGAAATGCACAACCATGGCTAGATGAAAACATTTATGATATTGCCAGTGGTATAGATCCATCATTACGGAAGATTCGTTTACAAAAGGACACTCTGACTAGGGAGATAATCAATAcagaaaatgaaattaaaaatttgttcaGTGACGAACAAATTCAGACTCTTTTAGGGCATTCAGAAAGGGAGAGTGAGGAAAG CAATGTGGAAAAGGAAATGCAAGTTTCTAAAGATGTAATGAGAATTTTACGAATTCTGCGTCCTAATGCACCACCTTCTTATCGC GAATCAAGCGCATCATTCCTAGACATGACTTCAAAGCAGCTAATACAATCTCACACAAATTATGATGAATTCAATGATTATTTTAGCACAAAGTCATTCATACTATCCGTTATAACGC TATGCAAATCACTTGAACAGGATATCCACCAGTTGTTTTGTGATATTACTGGATTGGAAACtgatattaaacaaaataacaACATATTTGGTTTGAgagatattattaataaactttatgaatttgttttacTAAAGAAGGATGTCAATGATGCTGAACGATGGTCCAATGATGTATGGCctaaaatatctaaatatttcaacCTACCACAATCAAAACAA GAAATGTCTGATTGGTTAAAATCACATATTACTAGGATTAATCTTAATACCACTGTTAGTGATGATTCGAGCTGTAATTACTCTATAGCAAATGACTTCACCAGAGATT CCTTAATATGTAGTGAGATATTAGAAGAAGAAAGAATTATGGGCATACCTCGTAGCAAGTATGGGTTGTATTTTGAGTCATTGATTAACATATTAGATCACAATATGACGCAAAACGAAGTTGAACAACTCTGTGATTTGtttacaaaattgttaattacaTTGGAAGATTTGGGTTTATCTAATTGGATAAATGGAAACTTATCACTCGATGTATTGGAACCCTTACCTGATTTATCAGTGCTTGGGAATTTTCACGATGATATTATTGCAGAGTCTCGGGAATTGGTAAAAAGTTTGGCTAGGGGGGATGAATATTTGCTTAATCATTTCCCTAATCCTTctgaatttatcaattcaCAAAGACAATTGGATCTGCCagaaaatcaattttttaatgatgCTCAAATAGATGAAATGTTTGCCAACAATAACACCGATAAAATTGCAACAGGTGAAGTGAAGGAAGCACCTTTTGATTTATTG taTGAAAATCACTTGAGATTTCATAGGAGCTTGGGACCTGCTgaatattttgttaatgataaaaataaaattgattggAAGTGGAAAACGCCAAGTGGCGCCATTTACGATCAACACCGCGGAAT GTACCTAAGAAGCAATCGCGGTATCGATCCAATGCTAAGACTGGAAAAAATGCGTTGTGCTATTGTAGATCGTAAACAAACTCTTTCTATGTCAAAAG CTGGAAGGATGTATTTTACGCGTTGTGTCGTTGCTGTAGGGGATGGTAAAGGATATTTTGGAATGGGTGTTGGCCACGGCGCAAATATTGCAGATGCCAGAAATGACGGAATATTAAATGCCCTTAAGGACATGTTTTTCATtgattttgacaaaaaaaTGCCTTTACTTACCCCTGTACGCGGCCAAGAATATGGCACTACAATAACGA TAACACCTAGACCATTGGGTAAAGGCTTAAGGGTATCGGGGAGATATCTGGCTTTGGCATATCTTACTGGCCTTGATGATTGCAAAATAAGCTTTTCAGGTACTCGCAGTTGGATAACCAGAATGCGAGCTTTGAGGCGAGCCTtggaacaaatttattCTAGAGCAACAATGGCCAATGCCACTGGTATGAAGTATACCAATTTATTTTGCCCCGGTGAGCATACGATTCATTGGCCTGATAG ATGGTTTATACCTATgctaaatgaatataagAAGAGGATCATATGTATCAAAAAGCGTAGGATTAAATTTGCGCGTAAAGCTGTGAGGAGGCATATACCTGAAATTATTCCCTCTGATTTAAAAACTACGATGCCTcattat gcttATAAATCTCCTCTGCAACGGTGGCAAAATGAATTGACCCAACTCAGATATACAAACAAAACGCAGCTACAGTCACAACCACATAATATTCATCAAATCGAGGCAAACGCTACCACATCGCAAATTTTTGACAGTATAGAGTCTGGAGAAGACGAACTAAACTTCCCAATTGAGAGTATTGTTAAGGAATTGAGtaattaa
- a CDS encoding conserved Plasmodium protein, unknown function (overlaps_old_locusTagID:BBM_III03335): MDDDYSLSNQYVEYLKLIKDNWSSCHAAKVLSFELICYLEQRFLQLSAPLRVRILTSFLYIKESIRVNCCDKILKILELGETDSNEWVRKMSRLSRPYIKTGIMDLKETDTETAFRIINFLDDKQNNDGCEYAVKPGLEYVHICDISDTQVNHGDEYTLFMPRRNFDIIGAKIEKKALSCIH, encoded by the exons ATGGATGACGACTATTCACTAAGCAATCAATATgttgaatatttaaagCTGATTAAAGATAATTGGTCTTCTTGTCATGCAGCCAAGGTATTATCTTTTGAACTTATCTGTTATTTGGAACAGAGATTCCTTCAGCTCTCAGCACCCCTAAGGGTCCGTATTCTTACatcatttttgtatataaaagAATCCatt CGCGTCAATTGTTGCGATAAAATacttaaaattttggaattaGGCGAGACCGATAGCAATGAATGGGTCAGGAAAATGAGTAGACTATCT cgGCCATACATTAAAACTGGAATTATGGATCTAAAGGAAACGGATACTGAAACCGCCTTTAggataataaattttttggacGATAAACAGA ACAACGATGGCTGCGAATATGCAGTGAAACCTGGATTGGAATATGTACACATATGCGATATATCGGATACCCAGGTCAATCATGGTGACGAATACACTTTGTTCATGCCTAGAAGGAATTTTGACATCATAGGTGCGAAG ATTGAGAAGAAAGCGCTTAGTTGTATCCACTAG
- a CDS encoding conserved Plasmodium protein, unknown function (overlaps_old_locusTagID:BBM_III03340), with protein MLLKSIKELVPNDALRNIIITSKFGISAVPPINNSLLPMMCWNRNPVARFPKKANHGALPKSHALRRIRKRLRTGR; from the exons ATGCTTCTAAAGTCCATAAAAGAATTAGTACCGAATGATGCTCttagaaatattattataaccagcaaatttggaatatcTGCAGTGCCtccaataaataattcacTACTACCTATGATGTGTTGGAACCGAAATCCTGTAGCTAGATTTCCAAAAAAG GCAAATCACGGGGCACTTCCTAAATCTCACGCACTAAGAAGGATAAGAAAAAGACTGAGAACAGGTCGTTGA
- a CDS encoding histone H2B (overlaps_old_locusTagID:BBM_III03345) produces MSGKVPAAKSQAAKKTTGKTIGSRFRRKKRTETFALYIYKVLKQVHPETGVSKKSMSIMNSFINDIFERLAVEATRLIRYNKKRTLSSREIQTAVRLLLPGELSKHAVSEGTKAVTKYTTSGA; encoded by the coding sequence ATGTCCGGAAAAGTCCCCGCCGCCAAATCACAAGCTGCAAAGAAAACAACTGGCAAAACTATTGGTTCTAGGTTTAGGAGAAAGAAGCGTACTGAAACATTTGCACTTTACATCTATAAAGTGTTGAAACAGGTACATCCAGAAACTGGAGTTTCAAAGAAATCAATGAGTATTATGAATTCATTCATAAACGATATCTTTGAAAGATTGGCTGTTGAAGCTACACGTTTGATTAGATACAACAAGAAGCGTACCCTCTCCTCCCGTGAGATCCAAACTGCTGTTCGTTTGCTCCTCCCAGGCGAACTTTCAAAGCATGCGGTATCTGAAGGTACCAAAGCTGTCACCAAATACACAACCTCAGGCGCATAG
- a CDS encoding PHD and RING finger domain-containing protein 1 (overlaps_old_locusTagID:BBM_III03350): MQLGFFDDIDDLLEQSKSQHLNPNSGDEGQIVEELKFRSSIPDIESDVLDKVDEYIRTRNDLFIDETTDNRNDTPDQFEFIPNTNRIEYNQPECVICSDGLISLDEEFIGYLDICNHIFCFKCINAWANRTNICPLCKRKFRHIRKLSKEDLTIEAGKISFIQNSGNVVLVEDKSLLSPRDQQIQDTGCEICGHDNDWDMMLLCDECDNGFHIYCLNPPLTHIPPGLWFCTVCVGNNPNLLSSTEQINSAVSNSSNSSRNSTRDLRMDRILVESDSSYSDNNQVSNTSTDNDDIDISDLSNLSLLSDVSNEPNRASSITLSSTMTNANYRTRTNTKTNIISKTNNVLSNGAGRRRGRPRRTNTDRVSNTSSSKNSTSSSSAKRNTTTNGIVNSTKGNNTRVDETNIGGKVRKSRSDKGKKRKKNNLTPIQALGRSFRLGASESIPNNDPISTIFNRERVLTSRLSVSSGFSGRDDTNVPHMRAATESRLLRFMNYEYQKNSTWN, from the exons ATGCAGCTGGGGTTTTTCGACGATATCGATGATCTCTTGGAACAGTCCAAGTCGCAACATTTAAACCCGAACTCTGGTGATGAAGGTCAAATTGTAGAAGAACTAAAATTTAGATCATCAATTCCCGACATTGAATCGGATGTACTGGATAAAGTTGATGAATACATTAGGACGCGAAATGATCTATTTATCGATGAAACCACTGATAACCGAAATGATACTCCTGATCAGTTTGAATTCATACCCAACACAAATCGCATAGAATATAACCAACCAGAGTGTGTCATTTGCAGTGATGGCCTGATTTCACTGGATGAAGAATTTATTGGCTATTTGGACATCTGTAACCACATTTTTTGCTTCAAATGCATCAATGCATGGGCTAATCGCACTAATATTTGCCCACTTTGCAAGCGTAAGTTTAGGCACATACGAAag CTATCTAAGGAGGATTTGACTATTGAGGCTGgaaaaatatcattcatACAAAACAGCGGAAATGTCGTATTGGTGGAGGATAAATCACTATTATCGCCCCGAGATCAACAAATTCAGGATACTGGCTGTGAAATATGTGGTCATGATAATGACTGGGATATGATGTTATTGTGTGATGAGTGTGATAATGGgtttcatatttattgtCTAAACCCGCCACTAACACATATACCGCCAGGTCTCTGGTTTTGCACAGTTTGCGTCGGAAATAATCCAAATTTGCTTAGCTCCACTGAACAAATCAACTCGGCAGTCTCTAACAGTAGTAATAGCTCCAGGAATAGCACTAGAGATCTCAGAATGGACAGGATATTAGTCGAATCTGATAGTTCATACTCAGATAATAATCAAGTATCAAACACTAGCACTGATAATGATGACATCGATATATCCGACCTGTCAAACTTATCTCTCCTATCGGACGTAAGCAATGAACCTAATAGGGCCTCCTCTATCACTCTATCTTCGACCATGACCAATGCAAATTACAGAACCAGGACCAATACCAAaactaatattatatctaaGACTAATAATGTCTTATCAAATGGAGCTGGGAGAAGGAGGGGAAGGCCTAGGAGAACAAACACTGATAGAGTTAGCAATACCTCCAGTTCTAAGAACAGTACCAGCAGTTCAAGTGCCAAAAGAAATACAACTACCAATGGTATTGTCAATAGCACGAAAGGCAATAATACCCGTGTAGATGAAACTAATATTGGTGGCAAAGTAAGAAAGAGTAGGTCTGATAAGGGAAAGAAACGGAAGAAGAACAATTTGACACCCATTCAGGCGCTTGGTCGGAGTTTCCGACTTGGTGCCAGCGAGAGTATTCCAAATAACGATCCAATCAGCACCATTTTCAATAGGGAGCGCGTTCTGACTAGCAGGTTATCTGTTAGCAGTGGTTTTAGTGGTAGAGACGACACGAACGTGCCACACATGCGGGCCGCTACGGAAAGTCGTTTACTACGTTTCATGAATTATGAGTATCAAAAAAACTCGACATGGAACTAG
- a CDS encoding hypothetical protein (overlaps_old_locusTagID:BBM_III03355), protein MEGDKYTKLKTALLKLPRNELMTLLEVTYKAMKNKYGLESNTANHRSYTNHSPGNPNIEASINLNFGSVANSNEKNIGNKNVINTGVMLNTKAIPMSKSNPTTHGHVDIVGSTNLNSNPINTKNFIVDKGFDCGSKLVDKIPMDPKKMANMQPLVPQNRTILKRKVVPTYSQTNLVQPLPAAAASFAPQKKL, encoded by the coding sequence ATGGAAGGGGATAAATACACGAAACTTAAAACTGCACTACTTAAATTGCCCCGGAATGAATTAATGACATTACTAGAAGTTACTTACAAGGCCATGAAGAATAAGTATGGGCTTGAATCAAATACTGCGAATCACAGATCGTACACAAATCATTCGCCCGGTAATCCTAATATTGAAGCAtctataaatttaaattttggaagCGTTGCCAACAGtaatgaaaaaaatatCGGAAATAAAAATGTGATAAATACGGGAGTTATGCTGAACACCAAGGCCATACCGATGTCCAAGTCTAACCCAACCACCCATGGGCACGTGGATATAGTTGGTAGTACCAATCTAAATAGCAATCCAATAAatactaaaaatttcatagtAGATAAGGGGTTTGACTGTGGTAGCAAATTAGTTGACAAAATCCCAATGGATCCTAaaaaaatggcaaatatGCAACCATTAGTTCCGCAAAATAGAACGATATTGAAGAGGAAAGTGGTGCCTACATATAGCCAAACAAATTTGGTACAGCCTCTTCCAGCGGCTGCAGCCTCATTTGCCCCTCAAAAGAAGTTGTAa